The following coding sequences are from one Arthrobacter sp. PvP023 window:
- a CDS encoding sarcosine oxidase subunit alpha family protein, which yields MTSQNARLAAGGRIDRSISWRFTVDGEEFTGHPGDTLASALLANGRIAAGNSLYEDRPRGIMSAGVEESNALVRVEARFPGHVAESMLPATTVTLVDGLKADLLNGLGRLDPEEDRAEYDKKFVHTDVLVIGGGPAGLAAAREAVRTGARVMLLDDQPELGGTLLSGSTAPELAETIEGKPALEWVADVEAELVSAAECTVLNRTTAFGAYDANYVVAVQNRTDHLSSPAAPGVSRQRIWHIRAKQVVVAPGAHERPLVFENNDRPGIMLASAVRSYLNRYAVAAGQRVVISTTNDSAYALASDLRAAGVKVAAVVDARPRLTEVAAAAVESGTRVLIGSAVANTAASESGDGRLDSVTVRSINDDGELTSGIEEIACDLLAVSGGWSPLVHLHSQRQGKLRWDEDLAAFVPSTVVPNQQTIGSGRGSFELADCLAEGISAGAAAAIAAGFSAAVEPSVIGEPKASAPTRQLWLVPGQAGTPDDWHHHFVDFQRDQSVADVLRSTGAGMRSVEHIKRYTSISTANDQGKTSGVNAIGVIAAALRTAGEASRGIGDIGTTTYRAPFTPVAFAALAGRQRGELFDPARVTSIHPWHVAKGALFEDVGQWKRPWYYPQAGEDMDTAVLRECAAVRDSVGFMDATTLGKIEIRGKDAGEFLNRIYTNAFKKLAPGSARYGVMCMADGMIFDDGVTLRLDEDRFFMTTTTGGAAKVLDWLEEWLQTEWPELDVHCTSVTEQWSTIAVVGPKSRAVIAKVAPELAAGGGLEAEAFPFMTFRETTLASGVQARICRISFSGELAYEINVPSWYGLNTWEAVAAAGAEFNITPYGTETMHVLRAEKGYPIVGQDTDGTVTPQDAGMEWVVSKAKEFIGKRSYARADAKREDRKHLVSVLPVDGTLRLPEGTQLVEKGISTNPAYGPVPMQGFVTSSYHSAALGRSFGLALIKNGRNRIGETLVAAAGDQLVDVVVAETVLFDPEGTRKDG from the coding sequence GTGACTTCCCAGAACGCCCGCCTCGCGGCCGGCGGACGCATCGACCGCAGCATCTCCTGGCGTTTCACCGTGGACGGCGAGGAATTCACCGGCCACCCCGGAGACACGCTGGCCTCGGCCCTGCTCGCCAACGGCCGGATCGCCGCCGGCAACTCGCTCTACGAGGACCGCCCCCGCGGCATCATGTCCGCGGGCGTGGAGGAATCCAACGCGCTGGTGCGGGTCGAAGCACGGTTCCCGGGCCACGTGGCCGAGTCCATGCTCCCCGCCACCACCGTCACCCTGGTGGACGGCCTGAAGGCGGACCTGCTCAACGGCCTGGGCCGCCTCGATCCCGAGGAAGACCGCGCCGAGTACGACAAGAAGTTCGTGCACACCGACGTCCTGGTGATCGGCGGAGGCCCCGCCGGCCTGGCCGCGGCCCGCGAGGCCGTCCGCACCGGCGCCCGCGTGATGCTGCTGGACGACCAGCCCGAACTGGGCGGCACGCTCCTGTCCGGATCCACCGCACCGGAGCTCGCTGAGACCATCGAAGGCAAGCCGGCCCTGGAATGGGTGGCTGACGTGGAAGCCGAGCTCGTCTCCGCAGCCGAGTGCACCGTCCTGAACCGCACCACGGCCTTCGGCGCCTACGATGCCAACTACGTCGTCGCCGTCCAGAACCGCACCGACCACCTCTCCAGCCCGGCCGCCCCCGGCGTATCCCGGCAGCGGATTTGGCACATCCGTGCCAAGCAGGTGGTGGTTGCGCCCGGCGCCCACGAACGCCCGCTGGTGTTCGAGAACAACGACCGGCCCGGCATCATGCTCGCCTCGGCCGTCCGCAGCTACCTCAACCGCTACGCCGTGGCCGCCGGGCAGCGCGTCGTCATCAGCACCACCAACGACAGCGCCTATGCCTTGGCTTCGGACCTGCGCGCCGCCGGCGTCAAGGTCGCCGCCGTCGTGGACGCCCGTCCCCGCCTCACGGAGGTGGCAGCCGCCGCCGTCGAATCCGGCACCCGGGTGCTGATCGGCAGCGCGGTGGCCAACACCGCCGCTTCCGAGTCCGGCGACGGCCGGCTGGACAGCGTCACCGTCCGCAGTATCAACGACGACGGCGAACTCACCTCCGGCATCGAAGAGATCGCCTGCGACCTGCTGGCAGTCTCCGGCGGCTGGAGCCCGCTGGTCCACCTCCACTCGCAGCGGCAGGGAAAGCTGCGCTGGGACGAGGACCTGGCGGCGTTCGTACCGAGCACCGTGGTCCCGAACCAGCAGACCATCGGCTCCGGCCGCGGCAGCTTCGAACTCGCCGACTGCCTCGCCGAAGGCATCTCCGCCGGTGCGGCGGCGGCCATCGCCGCCGGCTTCAGCGCCGCCGTCGAACCTTCTGTCATCGGCGAGCCGAAGGCGTCCGCCCCGACCCGCCAGCTGTGGCTGGTGCCCGGCCAGGCCGGTACGCCGGATGACTGGCACCACCACTTCGTGGACTTCCAGCGCGACCAGTCCGTGGCTGACGTGCTGCGCTCCACCGGCGCCGGCATGCGCTCCGTGGAGCACATCAAGCGCTACACCTCCATCAGCACCGCCAACGACCAGGGCAAGACCTCCGGCGTCAACGCCATCGGCGTGATCGCCGCGGCACTCCGCACCGCCGGCGAAGCCTCCCGGGGCATCGGCGACATCGGCACCACCACCTACCGCGCCCCGTTCACCCCCGTGGCCTTCGCGGCACTGGCCGGACGCCAGCGCGGCGAGCTGTTCGACCCTGCCCGCGTCACCTCGATCCATCCGTGGCACGTTGCCAAGGGCGCACTGTTCGAGGACGTGGGGCAGTGGAAGCGCCCCTGGTACTACCCGCAGGCCGGTGAGGACATGGACACCGCCGTGCTGCGCGAGTGCGCCGCCGTCCGTGATTCCGTGGGCTTCATGGACGCCACCACGCTCGGCAAGATCGAGATCCGGGGCAAGGACGCCGGTGAGTTCCTCAACCGGATCTACACCAACGCCTTCAAGAAGCTCGCCCCGGGCTCCGCCCGCTACGGCGTGATGTGCATGGCGGACGGCATGATTTTCGACGACGGCGTGACCCTGCGCCTCGACGAGGACCGGTTCTTCATGACAACCACCACCGGCGGCGCCGCGAAGGTGCTGGACTGGCTGGAGGAATGGCTGCAGACCGAATGGCCTGAACTGGACGTGCACTGCACCTCGGTGACCGAACAGTGGAGCACCATTGCCGTCGTCGGACCCAAATCCCGTGCGGTCATCGCCAAGGTGGCACCCGAACTGGCCGCTGGCGGCGGGCTGGAAGCGGAAGCCTTCCCGTTCATGACCTTCCGCGAAACCACCCTCGCCTCCGGTGTGCAGGCCCGGATCTGCCGGATCTCGTTCTCCGGCGAACTGGCCTACGAAATCAACGTCCCGTCCTGGTACGGCCTGAACACCTGGGAAGCCGTGGCCGCCGCCGGGGCAGAATTCAACATCACCCCCTACGGCACCGAAACCATGCACGTGCTCCGCGCCGAAAAGGGCTACCCGATCGTCGGCCAGGACACCGACGGCACCGTCACCCCGCAGGATGCCGGGATGGAATGGGTGGTCTCCAAGGCCAAGGAGTTCATCGGCAAGCGCTCCTACGCCCGTGCCGATGCCAAGCGCGAGGACCGCAAGCACCTGGTCAGCGTCCTCCCCGTGGACGGAACGCTGCGGCTGCCGGAAGGCACCCAGCTCGTGGAAAAGGGCATCTCCACCAACCCCGCCTACGGCCCCGTCCCGATGCAGGGCTTCGTGACCTCGAGCTACCACAGCGCCGCACTGGGCAGGTCGTTCGGGCTGGCCCTGATCAAGAATGGCCGCAACCGCATCGGCGAGACCCTCGTGGCCGCCGCCGGCGACCAGCTGGTTGACGTGGTTGTCGCAGAAACCGTACTTTTTGACCCCGAAGGGACCCGCAAAGATGGCTAA
- a CDS encoding sarcosine oxidase subunit beta family protein: MSTQQLPEHPDFLWRNPEPKSSYDAVIVGGGGHGLATAYFLAKNHGMTNIAVLEKGWLAGGNMARNTTIIRSNYLWDESAAIYEHALKLWEILPEELEYDFLFSQRGVMNLAHTLGDVRESIRRVGANKLNGVDAEWLEPDQVKELCPILNISDNIRYPVMGATYQPRAGIAKHDHVAWAFARKCDELGVDIIQNCEVTGFLKDGDRVVGVKTNRGTINTEKVGLCAAGHSSVLAEMAGFRLPIQSHPLQALVSELHEPVHPTVVMSNHVHVYVSQAHKGELVMGAGVDSYNGYGQRGSFHVIENQMAAAVELFPIFARAHVLRTWGGIVDTTLDASPIVGTTPVENMFVNCGWGTGGFKATPAAGLTFAHTIATGTPHKLNKPFALERFETGALIDEHGAAAVAH; this comes from the coding sequence GTGAGCACCCAACAGCTCCCCGAGCACCCGGATTTCCTCTGGCGCAACCCGGAGCCCAAGTCCTCCTACGACGCCGTCATTGTGGGCGGCGGCGGGCACGGCCTGGCCACGGCCTACTTCCTGGCCAAGAACCACGGAATGACCAACATCGCGGTCCTCGAAAAGGGCTGGCTGGCTGGCGGCAACATGGCACGCAACACCACCATCATCCGGTCCAACTACCTCTGGGACGAGAGCGCTGCCATCTACGAGCACGCCCTGAAGCTCTGGGAGATCCTGCCGGAGGAGCTCGAATACGACTTCCTCTTCAGCCAGCGCGGCGTCATGAACCTCGCCCACACCCTCGGCGACGTCCGCGAAAGCATCCGCCGCGTGGGAGCGAACAAGCTCAACGGCGTGGATGCTGAATGGCTGGAACCGGACCAGGTCAAGGAACTCTGCCCGATCCTCAACATCAGCGACAACATCCGCTACCCGGTCATGGGCGCCACATACCAGCCGCGTGCCGGCATCGCCAAGCACGACCACGTGGCGTGGGCCTTCGCCCGCAAGTGCGACGAACTGGGCGTGGACATCATCCAGAACTGCGAAGTCACCGGCTTCCTCAAGGACGGCGACCGCGTGGTGGGCGTCAAGACCAACCGCGGCACCATCAACACCGAAAAGGTGGGCCTGTGCGCTGCCGGCCACAGCTCGGTCCTGGCGGAAATGGCCGGCTTCCGGCTCCCCATCCAGTCCCACCCGCTCCAGGCCCTGGTCTCCGAACTGCACGAACCGGTCCACCCCACCGTGGTGATGTCCAACCACGTGCACGTCTATGTTTCCCAGGCCCACAAGGGCGAACTGGTCATGGGCGCCGGCGTCGACTCCTACAACGGCTACGGCCAGCGCGGATCCTTCCATGTGATCGAGAACCAGATGGCCGCCGCCGTCGAGCTGTTCCCCATCTTTGCCCGGGCCCACGTGCTCCGGACCTGGGGCGGGATCGTGGACACCACGCTGGATGCCTCGCCGATCGTGGGCACCACCCCGGTGGAGAACATGTTCGTGAACTGTGGCTGGGGCACCGGCGGCTTCAAGGCCACTCCGGCTGCCGGACTCACGTTCGCGCACACCATCGCCACGGGCACTCCGCACAAGCTGAACAAGCCGTTTGCGCTGGAACGCTTCGAAACCGGCGCCCTGATCGACGAACACGGCGCCGCCGCCGTCGCCCACTAG
- a CDS encoding PucR family transcriptional regulator, translated as MPIKLSEILKHATLTAADPVIRAGAGAVAGTQLRWVHSSEVLDIAPLLSGGELLLTGGDALVTASDARRVEYVRQLAERGVGALAVETGQRLASLPSSMIQAAETAGLPLIEFRKVVPFVGIMQAINSMLVSESVAHLRRADEASHAMAVELAHGSSLDQILAVLAGIIDATLELSSVSGVTLGNAGPDGAGTRPADGADSQPEEGPESGTGSPAEPGRTAGPGSGGTLISIDVPVRGVPSARLLINVPADGDVNLARVAGGRCVDILSLALLQRMPPGLKEVAGTALLRAVSSGSQPWRLQQLSPAAGILPSATVVAVVVRSSTSQQLRAAMDNILKRSAQQSASYVDNAELLALAALPFDGAAAARAGLVAALRELPVEAGTMTAVGPLAAGIEHAPWSLSEAKSALDLAVNGSLRSAARPAADAEGMVIDVEDLAVERLAVQHLDQGTRQDFVRQQVGPLLDHDARRNSQLLATLATWLDSGCNTAQAARELHVERQSMHHRLQRIFELCGGDPRGTGRLAALHLATRLAAL; from the coding sequence ATGCCAATAAAGCTCAGTGAGATCCTGAAACATGCCACCCTCACAGCTGCCGATCCCGTGATCCGCGCCGGTGCTGGCGCCGTGGCGGGTACGCAGCTGCGGTGGGTTCACTCCAGTGAAGTCTTGGACATCGCGCCGTTACTTAGCGGCGGCGAGCTGCTTCTTACCGGCGGCGATGCGCTGGTTACTGCCTCGGACGCCCGCCGTGTGGAGTATGTTCGGCAGCTGGCAGAGCGCGGGGTCGGTGCGCTGGCGGTGGAAACGGGCCAGCGGCTAGCTTCACTGCCGTCGTCGATGATCCAGGCGGCGGAAACCGCCGGGCTTCCCCTTATTGAATTCCGCAAAGTGGTGCCGTTCGTGGGCATCATGCAGGCGATCAACTCGATGCTCGTCAGTGAATCCGTGGCCCATCTGCGCCGCGCGGATGAGGCCAGCCACGCCATGGCCGTTGAGCTGGCCCACGGGAGCAGCCTGGATCAGATCCTCGCCGTGCTGGCCGGAATCATCGATGCGACGCTGGAGCTTTCGTCGGTGTCCGGCGTGACGCTGGGCAACGCCGGGCCGGATGGCGCCGGCACGCGTCCGGCTGACGGCGCCGATTCCCAGCCGGAGGAGGGCCCCGAGTCCGGCACCGGCTCCCCGGCAGAGCCCGGACGCACGGCAGGGCCGGGCAGCGGCGGCACGTTGATCAGCATTGATGTGCCGGTCCGCGGCGTGCCCTCCGCGAGGTTGCTCATCAACGTACCGGCCGACGGCGACGTCAACCTCGCGCGCGTGGCCGGTGGGCGCTGCGTGGACATCCTGTCGCTCGCGCTGCTGCAGCGGATGCCGCCCGGGCTGAAAGAAGTGGCCGGAACGGCGCTGCTGCGGGCCGTCAGTTCCGGCAGCCAGCCCTGGCGGCTTCAGCAGCTCTCCCCCGCCGCCGGGATCCTTCCCTCTGCGACGGTGGTCGCCGTCGTCGTCCGGTCCTCCACCTCGCAGCAGCTGCGGGCTGCCATGGACAATATCCTCAAGCGGTCGGCGCAGCAGAGCGCCAGCTATGTGGACAATGCCGAGCTCCTGGCGCTTGCCGCCCTCCCTTTTGACGGGGCGGCGGCCGCGCGGGCCGGGCTCGTGGCGGCACTCAGGGAGCTCCCGGTCGAGGCGGGAACCATGACGGCGGTGGGTCCGCTGGCAGCCGGGATCGAACACGCGCCGTGGTCGCTGTCGGAGGCAAAAAGCGCCCTGGATCTCGCCGTGAACGGCTCGCTTCGGTCGGCGGCCCGGCCGGCGGCGGACGCGGAAGGCATGGTGATCGACGTCGAAGACCTGGCGGTGGAGCGTCTGGCGGTGCAGCATCTGGACCAGGGCACACGGCAGGATTTCGTCCGCCAGCAGGTGGGGCCCCTGCTGGATCACGACGCGCGGCGCAACTCCCAGCTGCTCGCAACCCTGGCAACCTGGCTGGACTCGGGTTGCAACACCGCGCAGGCCGCCCGCGAACTGCATGTTGAGCGGCAGTCGATGCATCACCGCTTGCAGCGGATCTTTGAGTTGTGCGGCGGGGATCCGCGCGGAACCGGCCGGCTCGCCGCGCTGCACCTCGCCACCCGGCTGGCCGCGCTGTAG
- a CDS encoding L-serine ammonia-lyase has translation MALSALDLFSVGIGPSSSHTVGPMRAAKLFADGLKGDGHLSATTRVQAELFGSLGATGRGHGSDKAVVLGLQGLDPETVDTSTADDQVAAAALDAELRIGGDHRVDFNWDEDVVLHRRKSLPAHPNGMTFRALDHTGAVLSERSFYSIGGGFVVDGDADAGDKVVADDTPLPYPFTTADELLEICRREGMSISDVMLANELVWRSEAELREELLKLWAVMRECVDNGCAAEGILPGGLNVRRRAPSLFKTLTADTGVTDPLRAMEWVNLFALAVNEENAAGGRIVTAPTNGAAGIVPAVLHYYTKFVPGADDDGVVRFLLAAAAVGILFKINASISGAEVGCQGEVGSACSMAAAGLCEVLGGTPEQVENAAEVGIEHNLGLTCDPVGGLVQIPCIERNAIASVKAINAARLALHGDGSHKVSLDKAIKTMRETGADMKTKYKETSRGGLAVNVIEC, from the coding sequence ATGGCGCTGAGCGCCCTGGACCTCTTCTCCGTTGGCATCGGGCCGTCGTCGTCACACACGGTCGGCCCGATGCGGGCGGCGAAACTGTTCGCCGACGGGCTCAAAGGTGACGGCCACCTGAGCGCCACCACACGGGTCCAGGCGGAACTGTTCGGATCGCTCGGCGCCACCGGCAGGGGCCACGGCTCCGACAAAGCCGTGGTTCTGGGCCTCCAGGGCCTGGACCCGGAAACGGTGGACACCTCCACCGCGGACGACCAGGTAGCAGCCGCCGCGCTCGACGCCGAACTCCGGATCGGCGGGGACCACCGGGTGGACTTCAACTGGGACGAGGACGTGGTGCTGCACCGCCGGAAGTCCCTGCCTGCCCACCCCAACGGAATGACGTTCCGCGCGCTGGACCACACCGGCGCCGTGCTCAGTGAACGGAGCTTCTACTCCATTGGCGGCGGTTTCGTTGTTGACGGCGACGCCGACGCCGGTGACAAAGTGGTGGCGGACGACACGCCGCTGCCGTACCCCTTCACCACGGCCGACGAACTCCTGGAGATCTGCCGGCGCGAAGGGATGTCCATCTCCGACGTTATGCTCGCCAACGAGCTGGTGTGGCGCAGCGAAGCGGAACTCCGCGAGGAGCTGCTGAAACTCTGGGCGGTCATGCGCGAATGCGTGGACAATGGCTGCGCCGCGGAAGGGATCCTTCCCGGCGGGCTGAACGTCAGGCGCCGGGCGCCGTCGTTATTCAAAACCCTGACCGCGGACACCGGCGTCACAGATCCGCTCCGGGCGATGGAGTGGGTGAACCTCTTCGCCCTTGCCGTCAACGAGGAAAACGCCGCCGGCGGGCGGATCGTCACCGCCCCCACCAACGGCGCGGCCGGGATTGTGCCGGCCGTACTGCACTACTACACCAAGTTTGTCCCCGGAGCCGACGACGACGGTGTGGTCCGCTTCCTGCTGGCGGCGGCCGCCGTCGGGATTCTTTTCAAGATCAACGCCTCCATCTCCGGCGCGGAAGTCGGCTGCCAGGGCGAGGTGGGCTCGGCCTGCTCCATGGCGGCCGCCGGACTGTGCGAGGTGCTGGGCGGCACGCCAGAACAGGTGGAAAACGCGGCCGAGGTGGGAATCGAACACAACCTGGGCCTGACCTGCGACCCCGTGGGCGGCCTGGTGCAGATCCCGTGCATCGAACGCAACGCCATTGCCAGCGTGAAGGCCATCAACGCCGCCCGCCTTGCCCTGCACGGGGACGGCAGCCACAAGGTGTCCCTCGACAAAGCCATCAAAACGATGCGCGAGACAGGAGCCGACATGAAAACCAAGTACAAGGAAACCTCCCGAGGAGGCCTCGCCGTGAATGTGATCGAGTGCTGA
- a CDS encoding sarcosine oxidase subunit gamma → MANTAALEGINGLRDIRRSPASHLAEALEAGSVAGTVVLKEGPFQTMAGIRVDPRSEQGSRIASVAGGLPARCGEVAGSDSISVLWLGPSEFLVVAPEAAHDSLGGDLIGSLTAALGDAPGQVVDLSANRTTFELSGPRARAVLEKGCALDLHPRSITPGTALNTEVGNIPVILLKNGEDSFRLFPRASFADFLGRWLLDAMREYASPEVP, encoded by the coding sequence ATGGCTAACACAGCAGCACTCGAAGGCATCAATGGACTCCGGGACATCCGCCGCAGCCCTGCCTCCCACCTGGCCGAAGCGCTGGAAGCCGGCTCCGTGGCGGGAACGGTTGTCCTCAAGGAAGGCCCGTTCCAGACCATGGCGGGGATCCGCGTTGACCCCCGCTCCGAGCAGGGCTCACGGATCGCGTCCGTTGCCGGCGGCCTGCCCGCACGGTGCGGAGAAGTGGCCGGCTCGGACAGCATCAGCGTCCTGTGGCTCGGCCCGTCCGAGTTCCTGGTGGTAGCACCGGAAGCAGCCCACGACTCCCTGGGCGGGGACCTGATCGGTTCCCTCACGGCAGCCCTCGGCGACGCTCCCGGCCAGGTGGTGGACCTCTCCGCCAACCGCACCACGTTCGAGCTCTCCGGCCCGCGTGCACGGGCAGTCCTGGAGAAGGGCTGCGCCCTGGACCTGCACCCGCGCAGCATCACCCCGGGAACTGCCCTGAACACCGAGGTGGGCAACATCCCGGTGATCCTGCTGAAGAACGGCGAGGACAGCTTCCGGCTGTTTCCGCGGGCTTCGTTCGCGGACTTCCTGGGCCGCTGGCTCCTGGACGCCATGAGGGAATACGCCTCCCCCGAGGTGCCCTGA
- a CDS encoding sarcosine oxidase subunit delta translates to MLLISCPNCGSRDETEFHYGGQAHVPYPENPNDMNDREWAEFLFYRDNTKGTFAERWLHSTGCRQWFNMLRDTVTYDIQAVYPMGTPRPDVSVPAAAESGTASTAADSTTTGDTAPSTSATSISATSTAPGTTAPEGATK, encoded by the coding sequence ATGCTGCTTATCTCATGCCCCAACTGCGGCTCGCGCGACGAGACCGAGTTCCACTACGGCGGCCAGGCCCACGTGCCGTACCCGGAGAACCCGAACGACATGAACGACCGTGAATGGGCCGAGTTCCTGTTCTACCGCGACAACACCAAGGGCACGTTCGCTGAGCGCTGGCTGCACAGCACCGGCTGCCGCCAGTGGTTCAACATGCTCCGCGACACCGTCACCTACGACATCCAGGCCGTCTACCCGATGGGCACGCCCCGGCCTGACGTGTCCGTCCCGGCCGCGGCCGAGTCCGGCACTGCCAGCACCGCCGCTGACAGCACCACTACCGGGGACACCGCGCCCAGCACCTCTGCAACCAGCATTTCAGCAACCAGCACTGCCCCCGGCACCACCGCCCCGGAAGGAGCAACCAAGTGA
- the glyA gene encoding serine hydroxymethyltransferase: MVEQLNERLSAVDPEVQQAIANELGRQQSTLEMIASENFAPSAVMEAQGSVLTNKYAEGYPGKRYYGGCEHVDVIEQLAIDRVKALFGAEFANVQPHSGAQANAAAMFALLNPGDTIMGLDLAHGGHLTHGMRINFSGKLYNVVPYHVRESDLRIDMAEVEALALEHRPRLIVAGWSAYSRQLDFAEFRRIADLVDAYLMVDMAHFAGLVAAGLHPNPVPYADVVTTTTHKTLGGPRGGVILAKEEYARKINSAVFPGQQGGPLEHVIAAKAVAFKLAGTPEFKERQERVLQGSKLLAERLLRDDVAAAGISVVNGGTDVHLVLVDLRNSELDGQQAEDALHRIGITVNRNAVPFDPRPPMVSSGLRIGTPALATRGFGAAEFTEVADIIATALIASAANGTIGDQTVVELRARVTALAEQFPLYPHLSQNDGGEIAAFESDMIGAAQ, encoded by the coding sequence GTGGTTGAGCAGTTGAACGAGCGACTTTCCGCAGTCGATCCCGAGGTCCAGCAGGCCATCGCCAATGAGCTGGGCCGCCAGCAGTCGACGCTGGAAATGATCGCCTCGGAGAATTTCGCCCCGTCCGCAGTCATGGAGGCACAGGGCTCGGTACTGACCAACAAATACGCCGAGGGTTACCCGGGCAAGCGCTACTACGGCGGCTGCGAGCATGTTGACGTCATTGAGCAGCTGGCCATTGACCGGGTGAAGGCGCTGTTCGGCGCCGAGTTCGCCAACGTCCAGCCGCACTCCGGCGCCCAGGCCAACGCCGCCGCCATGTTCGCGCTGCTGAACCCGGGCGACACCATCATGGGCCTGGACCTGGCCCACGGCGGCCACCTCACCCACGGCATGCGGATCAACTTCTCCGGCAAGCTGTACAACGTGGTCCCGTACCACGTCCGTGAATCGGACCTCCGGATCGATATGGCCGAGGTCGAAGCGCTGGCCCTGGAGCACCGCCCGCGGCTGATCGTCGCCGGCTGGTCCGCCTACTCCCGCCAGCTCGATTTCGCCGAGTTCCGCCGCATCGCCGACCTCGTGGACGCGTACCTGATGGTGGACATGGCGCACTTCGCCGGCCTGGTGGCCGCAGGGCTGCACCCCAATCCGGTGCCGTACGCCGACGTCGTCACCACCACCACGCACAAGACCCTCGGCGGTCCCCGCGGCGGCGTCATCCTGGCCAAGGAGGAATACGCCCGCAAGATCAACAGCGCAGTGTTCCCCGGCCAGCAGGGCGGCCCGCTGGAGCATGTCATCGCAGCCAAGGCCGTGGCCTTCAAGCTCGCCGGAACCCCGGAATTCAAGGAACGCCAGGAACGCGTCCTGCAGGGATCCAAGCTGCTGGCCGAACGGCTCCTCCGCGACGACGTCGCCGCAGCCGGCATCTCCGTGGTGAACGGCGGCACCGACGTGCACCTGGTCCTCGTGGACCTCCGCAACTCCGAACTCGACGGCCAGCAGGCCGAAGACGCCCTGCACCGGATCGGCATCACGGTCAACCGCAACGCCGTACCGTTCGACCCCCGCCCGCCGATGGTTTCCTCCGGCCTCCGGATCGGAACGCCCGCCCTGGCCACCCGCGGCTTCGGCGCCGCGGAATTTACCGAGGTTGCGGACATCATCGCGACGGCGCTCATCGCCTCGGCTGCCAACGGCACCATTGGTGACCAAACCGTCGTCGAACTCCGAGCCCGGGTGACCGCCCTCGCCGAACAGTTCCCCCTTTACCCGCATCTTTCCCAGAACGACGGCGGCGAGATCGCCGCGTTCGAATCAGACATGATTGGAGCAGCCCAGTGA
- the purU gene encoding formyltetrahydrofolate deformylase — translation MTAIETETSLPKPATTVEHVLTLDCNESPGIVHAVSGFLLEHGCDIIDNQQFGERSEGHFFMRVHFASDGDASTADTLRTAFAPVAERFGMSWRLEPHGSKRRVLIMVSKFGHCLNDLLFRARIGELPVDVVAVVSNHTDHQALVEWHGIPFFHVPVTAATKPEAEARLLELVDEFDVELVVLARYMQVLSDGLTRKLDGRAINIHHSFLPSFKGAKPYHQAYARGVKTVGATAHYVNGELDEGPIIAQQVVEVDHTYGPEDLVAAGRDTECKALSNAVRWHCEGRVILRGNRTVVLR, via the coding sequence ATGACTGCCATTGAGACTGAAACCTCTCTCCCAAAGCCGGCCACCACCGTGGAGCATGTCCTGACGCTGGACTGCAACGAGTCGCCGGGCATCGTGCACGCCGTCTCCGGCTTCCTGCTGGAACACGGCTGCGACATCATCGACAACCAGCAGTTCGGTGAACGCTCCGAAGGGCACTTCTTCATGCGGGTGCACTTTGCGTCCGACGGCGATGCCTCCACAGCGGACACCCTGCGGACCGCTTTTGCCCCGGTGGCTGAACGTTTCGGGATGAGCTGGCGGCTGGAGCCGCACGGTTCAAAGCGCCGCGTGCTGATCATGGTGTCCAAGTTCGGGCATTGCCTTAACGACCTGCTGTTCCGTGCCAGGATCGGCGAGCTGCCGGTGGACGTGGTGGCTGTGGTGTCCAACCACACCGACCACCAGGCGCTGGTGGAATGGCACGGAATCCCGTTCTTCCACGTGCCCGTCACCGCCGCCACCAAGCCCGAGGCCGAGGCACGGCTGCTGGAACTGGTGGACGAGTTCGACGTGGAACTGGTGGTGCTGGCCCGCTACATGCAGGTCCTCAGCGACGGGCTCACCCGCAAGCTGGACGGTCGTGCCATCAACATCCACCACTCATTCCTGCCCAGTTTCAAGGGCGCCAAGCCTTACCACCAGGCCTACGCCCGCGGTGTGAAAACGGTGGGTGCCACGGCGCACTACGTCAACGGCGAGCTGGATGAGGGACCCATCATCGCCCAGCAGGTGGTGGAGGTGGACCACACCTACGGCCCGGAAGACCTGGTGGCCGCCGGCCGCGACACCGAGTGCAAGGCTTTGTCCAACGCGGTGCGCTGGCACTGTGAGGGCCGGGTGATCCTGCGCGGCAACAGGACAGTGGTGCTCCGCTAA